Proteins co-encoded in one Candidatus Methylomirabilota bacterium genomic window:
- a CDS encoding glycosyltransferase family 39 protein, with translation MSAALALAVVALALRLWVLRALPVIDADGVSYVTLARRLADGGSAFDPLFHPLYPAAFAVVAPLAGDWELAARLVSALAGALLVLAAWALTRALLGEDAARLAAILVAVHPALVRAGTAAMPEALYALLLVGGVWAAWRALGAGAEAWLVAAGFLFGLAYLARPEGAAYLLGLVAAVLLATLRDRRRRRLAWGGGAVLAWILVAAPYLVYLRGVQGRWTLSGKLAHNLSLVQGTAGAPSPLPWRVLENAYLFQKYALPELLPGVVAFLLVPGVVARARRRGWLAQDGVLLA, from the coding sequence GTGAGCGCCGCGCTCGCGCTCGCGGTCGTCGCGCTCGCGCTCCGCCTCTGGGTGCTCCGGGCGCTGCCGGTGATCGACGCGGACGGCGTGAGCTACGTGACCCTCGCCCGCCGGCTCGCGGACGGGGGCTCGGCCTTCGACCCGCTGTTCCACCCGCTCTATCCGGCGGCGTTCGCGGTCGTCGCGCCGCTCGCGGGCGACTGGGAGCTGGCGGCGCGGCTCGTCTCGGCGCTCGCCGGCGCGCTGCTCGTCCTCGCGGCGTGGGCGCTGACGAGGGCGCTGCTCGGCGAGGACGCGGCGCGCCTCGCCGCGATCCTCGTCGCCGTGCACCCGGCGCTCGTCCGCGCGGGAACGGCCGCCATGCCCGAGGCGCTCTACGCGCTCCTGCTCGTCGGCGGCGTCTGGGCGGCCTGGCGCGCGCTCGGCGCGGGCGCCGAGGCCTGGCTCGTCGCGGCGGGGTTCCTCTTCGGGCTCGCGTACCTCGCGCGCCCCGAGGGCGCGGCGTACCTCCTGGGCCTCGTCGCCGCGGTCCTCCTCGCGACGCTCCGCGACCGGCGCCGCCGGCGCCTCGCGTGGGGCGGGGGAGCGGTCCTCGCGTGGATCCTCGTCGCGGCGCCGTACCTCGTTTATCTCAGGGGCGTGCAGGGGCGGTGGACGCTCAGCGGGAAGCTCGCCCACAACCTGTCCCTCGTGCAGGGGACCGCCGGCGCGCCGAGTCCGCTCCCGTGGCGTGTGCTCGAGAACGCGTACCTCTTCCAGAAGTACGCGCTGCCCGAGCTCCTGCCGGGCGTCGTCGCCTTCCTCCTCGTGCCCGGCGTCGTCGCGCGCGCGCGGCGCCGCGGGTGGCTCGCGCAGGACGGCGTCCTGCTCGCG
- a CDS encoding glycosyltransferase family 4 protein encodes MKIAMVETGGWGGIAHYAWSLCDALAGAGADVSLLTNADYELERRPRGFAVERCFSAGAGFLGNARALCERLRRGGHHVVHVQSLLSTRFDALLWPRVRRRVPMVMTVHNLRSHERIHWDDWTLWRCLATADAVVVHTEEALREARRRLGPRARVELIRMGDWSVFAAAEAADRGEARARLGLPADAPVVLAFGAIRPYKGLAGVIAALPALRRRHPGARLVIAGPLLAGSEGEYRAAIRRAGVEGVVVFRPGYVPGDEVPGYFAAADVAVFNYSGITDSASLRLACRMFTPVVATAVGCFSEFLTDGVTGRLVPAGDDGALAAALGDVLADPADAGRMAAAAASLAGSAWSWAESARATRALYGALARGGA; translated from the coding sequence GTGAAGATCGCGATGGTCGAGACCGGCGGCTGGGGCGGCATCGCCCACTACGCGTGGAGCCTCTGCGACGCGCTCGCCGGCGCGGGCGCCGACGTGTCGCTCCTCACCAACGCCGACTACGAGCTCGAGCGACGGCCGCGCGGCTTCGCCGTCGAGCGCTGCTTCTCGGCGGGCGCCGGCTTCCTCGGCAACGCCCGCGCGCTCTGCGAGCGCTTGCGGCGCGGCGGCCATCACGTCGTGCACGTGCAGAGCCTCCTCTCGACGCGGTTCGACGCGCTCCTCTGGCCGCGCGTGCGGCGCCGCGTGCCGATGGTGATGACGGTCCACAACCTCCGCAGCCACGAGCGGATCCACTGGGACGACTGGACGCTCTGGCGATGTCTCGCGACGGCGGACGCCGTCGTCGTCCACACGGAGGAGGCGCTCCGCGAGGCGCGCCGGCGGCTCGGCCCGCGCGCGCGGGTCGAGCTGATCCGGATGGGCGACTGGTCCGTGTTCGCCGCCGCCGAGGCCGCGGACCGTGGCGAGGCGCGCGCGCGGCTCGGGCTGCCCGCGGACGCGCCCGTCGTGCTCGCCTTCGGCGCGATCCGTCCCTACAAGGGGCTCGCCGGCGTCATCGCGGCTCTGCCGGCGCTGCGCCGCCGTCATCCCGGCGCGCGCCTCGTGATCGCGGGGCCGCTCCTCGCGGGGAGCGAGGGCGAGTACCGCGCGGCCATCCGGCGCGCGGGCGTGGAGGGCGTTGTCGTGTTCCGGCCGGGCTACGTGCCGGGCGACGAGGTGCCCGGCTACTTCGCCGCCGCGGACGTCGCCGTCTTCAACTACAGCGGCATCACGGACAGCGCCTCGCTCCGGCTCGCCTGCCGGATGTTCACGCCCGTCGTGGCGACAGCCGTCGGCTGCTTCAGCGAGTTCCTGACCGACGGCGTGACGGGTCGCCTCGTCCCCGCGGGGGACGACGGGGCGCTCGCCGCGGCGCTCGGCGACGTCCTCGCGGACCCGGCGGACGCCGGCCGTATGGCGGCCGCGGCCGCCTCGCTGGCGGGCTCGGCGTGGTCGTGGGCGGAGAGCGCCCGGGCGACCCGCGCGCTCTACGGCGCCCTCGCGCGGGGCGGCGCGTGA
- a CDS encoding glycosyltransferase family 39 protein, which produces MTAAGRRLHRLPLVLLVALGGAARFWGLGWGLPHTLAHPDETKFVSIALGMGYGDLDPHWFGYPTLFFYLSAAAVGLLYALGRLTGDFPTLFAFKLQFFLDPSPFHLATRAISATAGTLTILLAYRLGRELGGRGAGLVAALLVAVNPLHVRSSHFGNTDVTMTALVAAALFFAVRAARGARARDFVLAGACVGLAASTKYPAALFAASLPVAALLPGGARAAAVPLVTRLRWLGSGVLATGAAFALTSPFVLLDWRVAAADLGALGRQRVEGWPGDTGGPAWLYHLAFSGWYGFGAPFYAALLVAVAVVAWRRDRVALGLLLACAVYFGTMSSGRLAFARYLLPLVAPLAALVGTLATAPPVRAAARRLPGRAALAVALAALVALPAWYTLGQVRLLGRADTRRLAREWIMAHAPSGATLVWLGTGYEFSRPQVPLSPAMWAGLLAHGDRPSMLGERDRRAQWRTAREMLAAPGFPPVPNYTLVEARRLAEVRAAPGAPVYVVVPEHPLDRFAHVEPDDRRALARDATPLWEVLPIQPGARPVFEMHDAIFLPVAGFGGVSLPGPGLRIYRLP; this is translated from the coding sequence ATGACGGCCGCGGGCCGCCGGCTCCACCGTCTCCCGCTGGTCCTGCTCGTCGCGCTCGGCGGCGCCGCGCGCTTCTGGGGGCTCGGCTGGGGGCTGCCCCACACGCTGGCGCACCCCGACGAGACGAAGTTCGTCTCGATCGCCCTCGGCATGGGCTACGGCGATCTCGACCCGCACTGGTTCGGCTATCCGACGCTGTTCTTCTATCTCTCGGCCGCGGCGGTCGGTCTCCTGTACGCCCTGGGCCGCCTCACGGGCGACTTCCCGACGCTCTTCGCCTTCAAGCTCCAGTTCTTCCTCGACCCGTCGCCCTTCCATCTGGCGACGCGCGCGATCTCCGCGACGGCCGGCACGCTCACGATCCTCCTCGCCTACCGCCTCGGCCGCGAGCTCGGCGGGCGCGGCGCGGGGCTCGTCGCGGCGCTGCTCGTGGCGGTGAACCCGCTCCACGTGCGGAGCTCGCATTTCGGCAACACCGACGTGACCATGACCGCGCTCGTCGCGGCGGCGCTCTTCTTCGCCGTCCGCGCGGCGCGCGGGGCGCGCGCGCGCGACTTCGTCCTCGCCGGCGCGTGCGTCGGCCTCGCGGCGTCCACGAAGTATCCCGCGGCGCTCTTCGCCGCGAGCCTGCCGGTCGCGGCCCTGCTCCCGGGAGGCGCCCGCGCCGCCGCCGTGCCGCTCGTCACGCGTCTCCGCTGGCTGGGCTCGGGCGTGCTGGCGACCGGGGCGGCGTTCGCGCTCACCTCGCCGTTCGTGCTCCTCGACTGGCGGGTCGCGGCGGCGGATCTCGGCGCCCTTGGGCGGCAGCGCGTCGAGGGCTGGCCGGGCGACACCGGCGGCCCCGCGTGGCTCTACCACCTCGCGTTCTCGGGGTGGTACGGCTTCGGCGCGCCGTTCTACGCGGCGCTCCTCGTCGCGGTCGCCGTCGTCGCGTGGCGCCGCGACCGCGTCGCGCTCGGGCTCCTGCTGGCGTGCGCCGTGTACTTCGGGACGATGAGCTCAGGGCGGCTTGCCTTCGCGCGCTACCTCCTGCCGCTCGTCGCGCCGCTCGCCGCGCTGGTGGGGACGCTCGCGACGGCGCCGCCCGTGCGCGCGGCCGCGCGGCGCCTGCCCGGGCGCGCCGCGCTCGCCGTCGCGCTCGCCGCGCTCGTGGCGCTGCCGGCCTGGTACACGCTCGGCCAGGTGAGGCTCCTCGGGCGCGCGGACACGCGCCGGCTCGCGCGCGAGTGGATCATGGCGCACGCGCCGTCGGGGGCGACGCTCGTGTGGCTCGGCACCGGGTACGAGTTCTCGCGGCCCCAGGTGCCGCTGTCGCCCGCCATGTGGGCGGGCCTCCTCGCCCATGGCGACCGCCCGAGCATGCTGGGCGAGCGCGACCGCCGCGCCCAGTGGCGCACGGCGCGCGAGATGCTGGCGGCGCCCGGTTTCCCGCCCGTCCCGAACTACACGCTCGTCGAAGCGCGGCGGCTCGCCGAGGTGCGTGCCGCGCCCGGCGCCCCGGTGTACGTCGTGGTTCCCGAGCATCCGCTCGACCGATTCGCTCACGTGGAGCCCGACGACCGCCGGGCGCTCGCGCGCGACGCGACGCCGCTCTGGGAGGTCCTCCCGATCCAGCCCGGCGCCCGGCCGGTGTTCGAGATGCACGACGCCATCTTCCTGCCCGTCGCGGGCTTCGGCGGCGTGTCGCTGCCCGGGCCCGGGCTCAGGATCTACCGGCTCCCGTGA
- a CDS encoding glycosyltransferase family 2 protein, whose product MTDTTIVVVSYDTRDLALAALAAARAAAGPHTAVVAVDNGSADGTPEAVRAAFSDVAVLVNPDNPGYGAAINRAAAARPAAYLCAMNADVILEPGCLPTLRRFLETHPDHGLAGPALVYPGGAPQASCKRFPTLGVALGELFGVHSLAPRNRWQRRFYCEDLDLAREATVDTVSGAVLLIRGDAFRRIGGFDPAFRMYFEEIDLCRRLRDAGLRVGFCPAARAVHHHGASTVQTSVRQVAYYLSYVRYFAKHHGPAAAAALRAAVALSTLGRMAALPLKYPPLDRRRAALLVAKEGACARLLRGLGAPAATRA is encoded by the coding sequence ATGACCGACACGACGATCGTCGTCGTGAGCTACGACACGCGCGACCTCGCGCTCGCGGCGCTCGCGGCCGCCCGGGCCGCCGCCGGGCCCCACACGGCCGTCGTCGCCGTCGACAACGGCTCCGCCGACGGCACGCCCGAGGCCGTGCGCGCCGCCTTCTCCGACGTGGCCGTCCTCGTGAACCCGGACAACCCTGGCTACGGCGCCGCCATCAACCGCGCCGCGGCGGCCCGGCCGGCCGCGTACCTCTGCGCGATGAACGCGGACGTGATCCTCGAGCCGGGCTGCCTCCCGACGCTGCGCCGGTTCCTCGAGACGCATCCGGACCACGGTCTCGCGGGGCCGGCCCTCGTCTATCCAGGCGGCGCGCCGCAGGCCTCCTGCAAGCGCTTCCCCACGCTCGGGGTCGCGCTCGGCGAGCTCTTCGGCGTCCACTCGCTCGCGCCGCGCAACCGCTGGCAGCGGCGCTTCTACTGCGAGGACCTCGACCTCGCGCGCGAGGCCACGGTGGACACGGTGTCGGGCGCGGTCCTGCTGATTCGCGGCGACGCGTTCCGGCGCATCGGCGGCTTCGACCCGGCGTTCAGGATGTACTTCGAGGAGATCGACCTCTGCCGGCGCCTCCGCGACGCCGGCCTCCGCGTCGGCTTCTGCCCGGCCGCGCGTGCCGTGCACCACCACGGCGCCAGCACCGTCCAGACCTCGGTGCGGCAGGTGGCCTACTACCTGAGCTACGTCCGTTACTTCGCCAAGCACCACGGCCCGGCCGCGGCGGCCGCGCTCCGGGCCGCCGTCGCGCTCAGCACGCTCGGCCGGATGGCGGCGCTGCCGCTCAAGTATCCGCCGCTCGACCGCCGGCGCGCGGCGCTGCTCGTCGCCAAAGAGGGCGCGTGCGCGCGGCTGCTCCGCGGCCTCGGCGCGCCCGCCGCGACCCGCGCATGA
- a CDS encoding glycosyltransferase family A protein — MSASVAIVTFNHARYLPDALESALAQTLPGVEVVVVDDGSTDDTPAVLAKYAGRVRVVRQPNRGPSAARNAGVAASRGEYVAFLDADDVLAPTKLAEQTAVLAREPRAGWTYCDVRIEDTRAGVVTTTSERFGYRARRLGPEPLLRARRARPAPPRRAGGARHAGARIVADTRNWFGLEARARGDWTEARRRFAASVRQLPWQRRAPLLLLESLLRRPRA, encoded by the coding sequence GTGAGCGCGAGCGTCGCCATCGTCACGTTCAACCACGCCCGCTACCTCCCGGACGCGCTCGAGAGCGCGCTCGCGCAGACGCTCCCCGGCGTCGAGGTCGTGGTCGTGGACGACGGCTCGACCGACGACACGCCAGCGGTCCTCGCGAAGTACGCGGGGCGGGTGCGCGTCGTGAGGCAGCCGAACCGCGGGCCGTCGGCGGCGCGCAACGCGGGCGTCGCGGCGAGCCGCGGCGAGTACGTCGCCTTCCTCGACGCCGACGACGTGCTGGCGCCGACGAAGCTCGCCGAGCAGACGGCGGTCCTCGCGCGCGAGCCCCGCGCCGGCTGGACCTACTGCGACGTCCGCATCGAGGACACGAGAGCCGGGGTCGTGACGACCACCTCGGAGCGCTTCGGATATCGCGCGCGCCGTCTCGGACCGGAGCCGCTTCTGCGTGCTCGACGGGCTCGTCCGGCGCCGCCCCGACGCGCTGGGGGCGCTCGGCATGCCGGGGCGCGGATCGTCGCCGACACGCGCAACTGGTTCGGCCTCGAGGCCCGCGCGCGCGGCGACTGGACGGAGGCGCGGCGGCGGTTCGCCGCGTCGGTCCGGCAGCTGCCCTGGCAGCGCCGGGCGCCGCTGCTCCTCCTCGAGAGCCTGCTCCGCCGGCCACGCGCGTGA